The following coding sequences are from one Devosia neptuniae window:
- a CDS encoding sugar phosphate isomerase/epimerase family protein gives MSVKLGFNLLLWATHVTDEHMAIIEDLKATGYDGVEVPMFEGDPEHFRKLGRRLRDIGLVGQGVGIMPGGGKSAVSADAAEREGALGHLKWLTDCTEALGGTMFAGPFHQPLGQFSGRGPQPEEIDRVSEVLKQAGAYAAKSGIEISIEPLNRFECYFLNTAAQAADLIKRVGAANVGYLYDTFHFNIEEDSIVDVIPTTFGQINHVHISENNRGVPGAGHIDFASVFKALKSAGYDRWMTIESFGSALPDLAAATKIWRPLFETPEDVYRKGYRLMRDGWDAA, from the coding sequence TTGAGCGTCAAGCTCGGCTTCAACCTGCTGCTATGGGCCACGCACGTCACCGATGAGCACATGGCCATCATCGAAGACCTCAAGGCCACCGGCTATGACGGGGTCGAGGTTCCGATGTTCGAGGGGGATCCAGAGCATTTCCGCAAGCTGGGACGACGCCTGAGGGATATCGGTCTGGTCGGGCAGGGCGTCGGCATCATGCCGGGTGGCGGCAAAAGCGCGGTCAGCGCCGATGCAGCCGAGCGGGAAGGGGCCCTTGGCCACCTCAAATGGCTGACGGATTGCACCGAGGCGCTGGGCGGGACCATGTTTGCCGGGCCCTTTCACCAGCCGCTCGGCCAGTTCAGTGGCCGCGGTCCCCAGCCCGAGGAGATTGACCGTGTCTCCGAGGTGTTGAAACAGGCCGGCGCGTATGCTGCCAAATCTGGCATCGAAATATCGATCGAGCCGCTCAACCGCTTCGAGTGCTATTTCCTCAACACGGCCGCCCAGGCTGCGGACCTCATCAAGCGGGTCGGCGCCGCCAATGTCGGCTACCTCTACGACACGTTCCATTTCAATATCGAAGAAGATTCGATAGTCGATGTCATCCCCACGACGTTCGGGCAGATCAATCACGTCCACATTTCGGAGAACAATCGCGGGGTTCCGGGCGCCGGCCACATCGACTTCGCGTCGGTATTCAAGGCGCTCAAGTCAGCCGGCTACGATCGCTGGATGACCATCGAATCCTTCGGTTCGGCGCTGCCCGATCTTGCCGCGGCGACGAAAATCTGGCGTCCGCTCTTCGAGACACCCGAGGACGTTTATCGCAAAGGCTATCGCCTTATGCGCGATGGTTGGGACGCGGCCTGA
- a CDS encoding TIM barrel protein, giving the protein MASNNSYPKLHNATWPGVVGKGAPDSEPIIPLDTLLKLTAGAEAGGQKFDGVDLWLADPHISIDSSPDDIKRVSDHIASFGLEVGSFVAPIWGGAGGGSAMGDADEVKRFLTQVKKACQIGQWMREIGIRPSGGIRVDSSTGVEAWDQDPEGNTRKIAATFREAGRIAQAHGEFIVAEGEICWGGMHSWRENLKLLEMVGMPGVVGYQADMAHSMLFVLGANAEKDRILPPDFDWADKPALDAAYRQVADALRPWTLDFHVAQNDGTTFGSGDHEKTGRHCQVDDPNGRLDVVKHAGYWLRDEKGELTKTMRHICWDGCMFPNAVMESQETWNRILGQMVQVRDAHGWRE; this is encoded by the coding sequence ATGGCATCCAATAACAGCTATCCCAAGCTGCACAATGCAACTTGGCCCGGCGTGGTCGGCAAGGGCGCCCCGGATTCAGAGCCGATCATTCCCCTCGACACGCTCCTCAAGCTGACCGCCGGCGCCGAAGCCGGCGGTCAGAAGTTTGACGGTGTCGATCTGTGGCTTGCCGATCCTCATATTTCGATCGATTCCAGCCCGGACGACATCAAGCGCGTGTCCGACCATATCGCCAGCTTCGGCCTCGAGGTCGGCTCATTCGTTGCTCCCATCTGGGGCGGCGCCGGCGGCGGCTCGGCCATGGGGGATGCCGACGAGGTGAAGCGCTTCCTCACTCAGGTGAAAAAGGCCTGCCAGATCGGGCAGTGGATGCGTGAAATCGGCATTCGCCCAAGCGGCGGCATCCGCGTCGACAGTTCGACCGGCGTCGAGGCCTGGGACCAGGACCCCGAGGGCAATACACGCAAGATCGCCGCGACCTTCCGGGAGGCAGGCCGGATCGCGCAGGCCCATGGCGAGTTCATCGTTGCCGAAGGTGAGATTTGCTGGGGCGGCATGCATTCCTGGCGTGAGAACCTGAAGCTGCTCGAAATGGTCGGGATGCCCGGCGTCGTCGGCTACCAGGCCGATATGGCCCATTCGATGCTGTTTGTGCTTGGCGCCAATGCCGAGAAGGATCGCATCCTGCCGCCCGATTTCGACTGGGCCGACAAGCCGGCGCTGGACGCGGCCTACAGGCAGGTTGCCGACGCGCTTCGGCCGTGGACGCTCGATTTCCACGTCGCCCAGAATGACGGCACCACCTTCGGGTCGGGCGATCATGAAAAGACCGGCCGCCATTGCCAGGTCGATGATCCCAATGGCCGGCTCGATGTGGTCAAGCATGCCGGCTATTGGCTGCGCGACGAGAAGGGCGAGCTGACCAAGACGATGCGCCACATCTGCTGGGACGGCTGCATGTTCCCCAACGCGGTGATGGAGTCGCAGGAAACCTGGAACAGAATCCTGGGCCAGATGGTGCAGGTTCGCGACGCCCACGGCTGGCGTGAATAG
- a CDS encoding TetR/AcrR family transcriptional regulator, with protein sequence MPVLRQRAKTASTEKGEATERGPRARTRRLMLQSATALMQSGVTPSVSEVAEAAGVSRATAYRYFPSQAVLVHAVVDEALGPILDWKTDENDARARVKDLLASSMPRINEFEATFKAALKLSLDQWARRQVGTLGAEPQFTRGHRVDLLMRATKPMADTLSRAQRLRLSQALSLVFGVEVIIVLRDIWGLAAAEAEAVAQWAALALVNAAEAEAAGEKKPS encoded by the coding sequence ATGCCAGTCTTACGTCAACGAGCCAAAACGGCCAGCACGGAAAAGGGGGAGGCGACAGAGCGCGGGCCAAGGGCACGCACTCGCCGGCTCATGCTCCAATCCGCCACGGCCCTCATGCAATCGGGCGTCACGCCTTCGGTCAGTGAAGTGGCCGAGGCGGCAGGGGTCTCACGGGCAACGGCCTATCGGTATTTCCCGAGCCAGGCCGTGCTTGTCCACGCGGTTGTCGATGAGGCTCTCGGGCCGATTCTTGACTGGAAAACGGACGAGAACGACGCCCGTGCCAGGGTGAAAGATTTGCTGGCCTCCTCGATGCCGCGGATCAACGAATTCGAGGCAACGTTCAAGGCCGCCCTTAAGCTCTCGCTCGACCAGTGGGCGCGGCGGCAGGTGGGGACGCTTGGCGCCGAGCCGCAGTTTACGCGTGGCCACCGTGTCGACCTGTTGATGCGGGCGACCAAGCCGATGGCGGACACGCTGTCGCGGGCACAGCGGCTGCGGCTGTCACAGGCCTTGTCGCTGGTCTTTGGCGTCGAGGTGATCATCGTCCTGCGGGACATCTGGGGGCTGGCCGCAGCGGAGGCAGAGGCTGTCGCGCAATGGGCGGCCCTGGCCCTGGTGAATGCGGCCGAAGCAGAGGCCGCAGGGGAAAAGAAGCCGAGCTGA
- a CDS encoding Gfo/Idh/MocA family protein, which translates to MTKQLNVGMVGYGFMARAHSNAWANVSHFFDTGYRPVLKAAAARNVSKLRHFAEQWGYESQESDWQAMIERKDIDAIDICVPNDLHAEIAIAAAKAGKMVLCEKPLARTEAEGKPMVDAVEQAGVPNMVWYNYRRVPAVTLIKNMVEAGRLGQIFHYRAKFLQDWTISPDVPQGGAATWRLDVEAAGSGVTGDLLAHCLDTAIWINGGITSLTAMTETFIKERVHAETGKKQAVGIDDAAAVLARFGNGSLGTFESTRYARGHKAGYTLEINGEKGSLAWDLHDLNRVQFFDHSIEGAQRGWTNILVTDGDHPYLGKWWVPGLIIGYEHSFTHQVADFLDGLRTGKPAAPTFRDALETNRICDAIIASGMSGKWVQL; encoded by the coding sequence ATGACCAAGCAACTCAATGTCGGCATGGTGGGTTATGGCTTCATGGCCCGCGCCCATTCCAACGCCTGGGCCAATGTCTCGCACTTCTTCGACACCGGCTATCGTCCGGTGCTGAAGGCCGCCGCGGCCCGCAACGTCTCCAAGCTCCGCCATTTCGCCGAGCAGTGGGGCTATGAGAGCCAGGAGAGCGACTGGCAGGCGATGATCGAGCGCAAGGATATCGACGCGATCGATATTTGCGTGCCCAATGACCTGCACGCTGAGATCGCCATCGCCGCTGCCAAGGCTGGCAAGATGGTGCTCTGCGAAAAGCCGCTGGCGCGCACCGAGGCCGAAGGCAAGCCGATGGTGGACGCGGTCGAGCAGGCCGGCGTCCCCAATATGGTCTGGTACAATTACCGCCGCGTGCCGGCGGTGACGCTGATCAAGAACATGGTCGAGGCTGGCAGGCTCGGTCAGATATTCCACTACCGCGCGAAATTCCTCCAGGACTGGACGATCTCGCCAGACGTGCCGCAGGGCGGTGCCGCGACGTGGCGGCTCGATGTCGAGGCGGCGGGCTCCGGCGTCACCGGCGATCTGCTGGCCCATTGCCTCGATACCGCGATCTGGATCAATGGCGGCATCACCTCGCTGACCGCGATGACTGAAACTTTCATCAAGGAGCGCGTGCACGCAGAGACTGGCAAGAAGCAGGCGGTGGGCATCGACGATGCGGCGGCGGTGCTCGCGCGCTTCGGAAATGGCTCGCTTGGTACGTTTGAATCGACCCGGTACGCCCGCGGCCACAAGGCCGGCTACACGCTCGAGATCAATGGCGAGAAGGGCTCGCTGGCCTGGGATCTGCACGATCTGAACCGCGTGCAATTTTTCGACCACAGTATCGAAGGCGCGCAGCGAGGCTGGACCAATATTCTGGTGACCGATGGCGATCATCCTTATCTGGGCAAGTGGTGGGTGCCAGGCCTCATCATCGGCTATGAGCACAGCTTCACCCACCAGGTGGCCGATTTCCTCGACGGGCTGAGGACCGGCAAGCCGGCCGCGCCGACCTTCCGCGACGCGCTCGAAACCAACCGCATCTGTGACGCGATCATCGCCTCGGGCATGTCGGGCAAGTGGGTGCAGCTTTGA
- a CDS encoding carbohydrate ABC transporter permease → MAIVSTRAGRLGNRIAIGAVIVITLIFLSPIYWITTTAFKPLVLATSVPPTVVFEPQITPFVKLFTKRAQLTAPVTPEVYEAAPWWEKLVLDGGERLARDGNGDVVFSAYPSRFANSLIIAITSTLLAVSLGTITAYGFSRFRVKGEADLLFFILSTRMLPPVVVAIPMFLMYRAVGLNDTHIGLIILYTAFNVSFAVWLMKGFIDEIPKEYEEAALVDGYTRMQAFFKIVLPEAATGIAATAVFCFITAWNEYAFALILSNRRAQTAPPFIPSQVGTGLQDWTVIAAGTVLFLLPVAIFTFLLRNHLLRGMSFGAIRK, encoded by the coding sequence ATGGCCATCGTTTCAACGCGCGCCGGGCGTCTGGGCAACCGCATCGCCATCGGCGCGGTCATCGTTATTACCCTGATCTTCCTGTCGCCGATCTATTGGATCACCACGACGGCGTTCAAGCCACTGGTGCTGGCGACGTCGGTGCCGCCCACCGTGGTGTTCGAGCCGCAAATCACCCCGTTCGTCAAGCTGTTCACCAAGCGCGCGCAATTGACGGCGCCAGTGACGCCCGAGGTCTATGAAGCTGCGCCATGGTGGGAAAAACTGGTTCTCGACGGCGGCGAGCGGCTCGCCCGCGACGGCAATGGCGATGTGGTGTTCTCGGCCTATCCCAGTCGCTTCGCGAACTCGCTGATCATCGCGATCACCTCGACGCTGCTCGCTGTGTCCCTTGGCACGATCACCGCATACGGATTCTCGCGTTTCAGGGTCAAGGGAGAGGCGGATCTCCTGTTCTTCATTCTCTCGACCCGCATGCTGCCGCCTGTGGTCGTCGCCATCCCGATGTTCCTGATGTACCGGGCGGTCGGGCTCAACGACACCCATATCGGCCTCATCATCCTCTACACCGCGTTCAACGTGTCTTTTGCCGTGTGGCTGATGAAGGGGTTCATCGACGAAATTCCGAAGGAATATGAAGAGGCCGCGCTGGTCGACGGTTACACGCGCATGCAGGCCTTCTTCAAGATCGTGCTGCCCGAGGCGGCAACGGGCATCGCCGCAACGGCCGTGTTTTGCTTCATCACGGCCTGGAACGAATATGCCTTCGCGCTGATCCTTTCCAATCGGCGAGCGCAGACCGCCCCACCGTTCATTCCCAGCCAGGTCGGGACTGGCCTGCAGGACTGGACTGTTATAGCCGCCGGCACGGTGCTGTTCCTGCTGCCTGTCGCCATCTTCACCTTCCTGCTCCGCAACCATCTGCTGCGCGGCATGAGCTTTGGTGCAATCCGCAAATGA
- a CDS encoding ABC transporter substrate-binding protein, with translation MRKTIAGLLAGASLMTIGAVSAQAQELTILWAEWDPANYLQELVNEYQAETGVTVTVDTVPWPDFQTKLFTELNAQGSAYDLVVGDSQFLGAASTGGHYVELTDFVKEHNLTEAMAPATMKFYSEYPDSSGHYWSVPLEGDAVGWAYRKDWFEDPTEMTNFKAKYGYDLAVPTTMKQILDIAEFFNRPAENRYGAAIYTQPTGDALMMGVENFIFSYGGSLGDYASYKVSGLLNSPESVEGLEDYRKLFGFGPPGWGNAFFAEVNTAIAQGQVAMGMNFFAFFPSLLNEATNPHAANMGFFANPPGPRGDDFAALGGQGISLISYSQNQDEAMKFLDWLVKDETQKRWAELGGYTASAAILKSDEFQNATPYNKAFYETMFKVRDFWALPEYAELLDEGQQGLFEYVVNGNGTAQETLDKLAATWVETLKTAGYPAE, from the coding sequence ATGCGCAAGACCATTGCCGGTCTATTGGCCGGTGCAAGCTTGATGACGATAGGTGCGGTTTCCGCACAGGCTCAGGAACTCACCATTCTGTGGGCTGAATGGGACCCTGCAAATTATCTGCAGGAACTCGTGAATGAATATCAGGCCGAGACCGGCGTGACGGTTACCGTCGATACGGTTCCCTGGCCAGACTTTCAGACCAAGCTGTTCACTGAACTCAACGCTCAGGGCTCGGCCTATGATCTCGTGGTCGGCGACAGCCAATTCCTGGGGGCGGCCTCGACCGGTGGCCATTATGTGGAGCTCACCGACTTCGTCAAAGAGCACAACCTGACCGAAGCCATGGCTCCGGCCACCATGAAGTTCTATTCCGAATATCCGGATAGCTCGGGCCATTACTGGTCGGTGCCGCTGGAGGGCGACGCCGTCGGTTGGGCCTACCGCAAGGACTGGTTCGAAGATCCGACCGAGATGACCAACTTCAAGGCCAAGTACGGCTACGATCTTGCTGTGCCGACCACCATGAAGCAGATCCTCGACATCGCGGAGTTCTTCAACCGCCCCGCCGAGAACCGTTACGGCGCTGCGATTTATACCCAGCCTACGGGCGATGCTCTGATGATGGGTGTCGAGAACTTCATCTTCTCCTATGGCGGCTCGCTCGGCGATTATGCCAGCTACAAGGTGAGCGGACTGCTGAACTCGCCGGAATCCGTGGAAGGCCTTGAGGACTACCGCAAGCTCTTCGGTTTCGGCCCTCCGGGCTGGGGCAATGCGTTCTTCGCCGAAGTGAACACGGCGATTGCACAGGGTCAGGTGGCTATGGGCATGAACTTCTTTGCGTTCTTCCCCTCGCTGCTCAACGAAGCGACCAATCCGCATGCCGCCAATATGGGCTTCTTCGCCAACCCGCCCGGCCCGCGTGGGGATGACTTTGCCGCTCTTGGTGGCCAGGGCATCTCGCTCATCTCGTACAGCCAGAACCAGGACGAGGCGATGAAATTCCTCGATTGGCTGGTCAAGGACGAGACCCAGAAACGCTGGGCCGAACTCGGCGGCTACACGGCTTCGGCCGCGATCCTGAAGTCGGACGAGTTCCAGAATGCCACCCCCTACAACAAGGCATTCTACGAGACGATGTTCAAGGTCCGCGACTTCTGGGCTTTGCCTGAATATGCCGAGCTGCTCGATGAGGGCCAACAGGGCCTGTTCGAATATGTCGTGAATGGCAACGGCACGGCGCAGGAAACCCTCGACAAGCTCGCGGCGACCTGGGTCGAAACCCTCAAGACAGCCGGCTATCCGGCCGAATAG
- a CDS encoding ABC transporter ATP-binding protein produces MAEIELRNVDKHFGPVHVIRDVGLTVKDKEFVVFLGPSGCGKTTTLRAIAGLEDIDSGDILIDGKPVQTLRAAERDVAFVFQNYALYPHLTVYENMAFPLRAVRMNRAEIDTTVRSVAGSLGINHLLKRRPSALSGGDMQRVAIGRSLVRRPKGILLDEPIGSLDAKLRETMRVELKRLHVENGSTSVYVTHDQVEAMALADRIVVMHEGILQQLGTPADVYEYPANMFVAQFVGSPVMNMKTADIREAAGRVQVGLDGTAVAFDFPAELAGKLSAANVQKDKLMLGVRPEGVLISRDAKDGYVQLVAGIIEPLGSHDIVDLKVGDGILRARTKSAFVSASGQKVWARIDPGQAHFFDVTSGISLGVRF; encoded by the coding sequence ATGGCTGAGATAGAACTTCGTAACGTCGACAAGCATTTCGGGCCGGTGCACGTCATTCGCGATGTCGGCCTGACCGTCAAGGACAAGGAGTTCGTCGTGTTTCTGGGCCCATCGGGCTGCGGCAAGACGACCACCCTGCGAGCCATTGCGGGTCTGGAAGACATCGATTCAGGTGATATCCTGATCGATGGCAAGCCGGTGCAGACCCTGCGTGCGGCGGAACGCGACGTCGCCTTCGTGTTCCAGAACTATGCTCTCTACCCGCACCTGACCGTGTACGAGAACATGGCCTTCCCCTTGCGGGCCGTGCGAATGAACCGCGCGGAAATCGACACCACGGTGAGGTCGGTGGCCGGATCGCTGGGGATCAACCACCTGCTCAAGCGCCGTCCGTCGGCATTGTCGGGTGGGGACATGCAGCGCGTCGCCATCGGCCGCTCGCTGGTCCGCCGCCCCAAGGGCATCCTGCTCGATGAGCCAATCGGCTCGCTTGATGCCAAGCTGCGCGAAACCATGCGCGTGGAGCTCAAGCGGCTTCACGTCGAAAACGGCTCCACATCCGTCTACGTGACGCATGATCAGGTGGAGGCCATGGCGCTCGCAGACCGCATCGTGGTCATGCATGAGGGCATACTGCAGCAATTGGGCACGCCGGCCGACGTCTACGAATACCCGGCGAACATGTTCGTCGCGCAATTCGTGGGCAGTCCGGTGATGAACATGAAGACTGCCGATATCCGCGAGGCGGCAGGGCGGGTGCAGGTCGGCCTCGACGGCACTGCCGTTGCCTTCGATTTCCCCGCCGAACTCGCCGGAAAACTGAGTGCAGCCAACGTCCAGAAAGACAAGTTGATGCTCGGCGTGCGGCCCGAGGGCGTCCTGATTTCGCGCGATGCCAAGGACGGCTATGTCCAACTGGTTGCCGGCATCATCGAGCCGCTTGGCTCCCATGACATTGTCGACCTCAAGGTTGGCGACGGCATTCTGCGGGCGCGCACCAAAAGCGCTTTCGTCAGTGCGTCCGGCCAAAAGGTATGGGCACGCATCGATCCCGGACAAGCGCACTTCTTTGACGTGACGTCCGGCATCTCGTTGGGAGTGAGGTTCTGA
- a CDS encoding DJ-1/PfpI family protein, translating into MPAKKILMLTGEFTEEYEIFVYQKGMEAVGHTVHVVCPDKKAGDRIKTSLHDFEGDQTYTEKPGHYADINKTFSEAEAQVAQYDAVYCAGGRGPEYIRTDKRIQALVRHFHETNKPIFTICHGVQILIAVDGVVRGKRVAALAACEPEVTLAGGTYVDLSPTDSLIDGTMVSAKGWTALGAFMRDCLKVLGTEIKL; encoded by the coding sequence ATGCCCGCCAAGAAAATCTTGATGCTCACCGGTGAGTTCACCGAGGAATACGAAATCTTCGTCTATCAGAAGGGCATGGAAGCGGTGGGCCATACGGTTCATGTCGTTTGCCCCGACAAGAAGGCCGGGGATCGCATCAAGACCTCGCTGCATGATTTCGAGGGCGACCAGACCTATACCGAAAAGCCCGGTCACTATGCCGATATCAACAAGACGTTCTCGGAAGCCGAGGCGCAGGTGGCCCAATATGACGCGGTCTACTGCGCCGGTGGCCGTGGCCCCGAATATATCCGCACTGACAAGCGTATCCAGGCGCTTGTTCGCCATTTCCATGAGACGAACAAGCCGATCTTCACGATCTGCCATGGCGTTCAAATCCTCATCGCCGTCGACGGCGTGGTGCGGGGCAAGCGCGTGGCGGCCCTGGCGGCGTGCGAACCCGAAGTGACGCTTGCGGGTGGCACCTATGTCGACCTGTCGCCCACCGACTCGCTGATCGACGGGACCATGGTGTCGGCCAAGGGCTGGACGGCCCTAGGCGCCTTCATGCGCGATTGCCTCAAGGTTCTGGGCACCGAGATCAAACTCTGA
- a CDS encoding carbohydrate ABC transporter permease, producing the protein MTPLSSGSRAAARGWSDITIRNLFVIPTVAFLIIFNVFPLLYSLGFSFTDFRASSKDPVNFVGLKNYVDVLADPVIWRSFATTLWYVVVSVTGQFIVGFGLALLLNRPIPGKGLLTTLLLLPMMLSPVVVGLFWKLIYDPSWGILNHALGLGKVAWLTDPSLALYSVAITDIWMWSPFVMLLSLAGLSAVPKHLYEAASIDRAGRFYTFFRITLPLVAPILLIAVIFRTMEAFKTFDIAFVMTGQPQAELISSRLYKMAFQQWQTGPASALAYIILIMVLCITNIYVKYLNKAKER; encoded by the coding sequence ATGACACCGCTCAGTTCGGGCTCACGCGCCGCGGCGCGGGGGTGGAGCGACATCACCATCAGAAACCTGTTCGTCATTCCGACCGTAGCGTTTCTTATTATCTTCAACGTCTTTCCATTGCTCTATTCACTGGGTTTCTCGTTCACCGACTTTCGCGCGTCGAGCAAGGATCCGGTCAATTTCGTTGGGCTCAAAAACTACGTGGACGTGCTGGCCGATCCGGTGATCTGGCGCAGTTTTGCGACTACGCTTTGGTATGTGGTCGTCTCCGTGACTGGCCAGTTTATCGTCGGCTTTGGTCTGGCGCTTTTGCTCAACCGGCCCATTCCGGGCAAGGGGCTGCTGACAACCCTGCTATTGCTGCCCATGATGCTCTCGCCAGTAGTCGTGGGCCTGTTCTGGAAGCTGATCTACGATCCGTCCTGGGGCATCCTCAACCATGCGCTGGGCCTGGGCAAGGTTGCCTGGCTGACCGATCCGAGCCTGGCGCTCTATTCGGTGGCCATTACCGATATCTGGATGTGGTCGCCCTTTGTCATGCTGCTGTCGCTTGCGGGCCTCAGCGCGGTGCCCAAGCACCTCTACGAAGCGGCTTCGATCGATCGCGCCGGGCGGTTCTACACCTTCTTCCGCATCACGCTGCCGTTGGTGGCGCCGATCCTGCTGATCGCGGTGATCTTTCGCACCATGGAGGCCTTCAAGACGTTCGACATCGCCTTCGTCATGACCGGCCAGCCGCAGGCCGAGCTGATCTCGTCGCGCCTTTACAAGATGGCATTCCAGCAGTGGCAGACCGGCCCCGCGTCGGCCCTCGCCTACATCATCCTGATCATGGTGCTGTGCATCACCAATATCTACGTCAAGTATCTCAACAAGGCGAAGGAGCGCTAG
- a CDS encoding ABC transporter ATP-binding protein, giving the protein MANIQLRNITKTFGTHTALKDLSLEVADGEFFVLLGQTGAGKTTTLRVVAGLEKPDSGQVFIDGVEVNDWGAAERDVALVLQQYSLYPRYTVRENLAFPLKSPIRKTPQVEIDAQIARVAKTLRIEHLLDRKTDRLSGGEMQRVSIGRAIVRKPRLFLMDEPLSALDAKLREVLRTELKSLQVNLGATFLFVTHDQVEAMSMGDKIGVLTDGQLIQVGTPYEIYNNPVNTFVARAVGSPPMNLIDGQVSGDAASAIGARLPLGAAKASAGEGRPLLFGVRPEDLHLESGAPVSARVQDIENHGVEKIITLRVNDKFFHATVSKQAQLQVNEDVRFTWDPEKVIFFDANSGMNLAHNAA; this is encoded by the coding sequence ATGGCCAATATCCAGCTCAGGAATATCACCAAGACTTTTGGCACCCACACCGCCCTCAAGGACCTCAGCCTCGAGGTCGCCGATGGCGAGTTCTTCGTGCTGCTCGGCCAGACCGGTGCGGGCAAGACCACCACGTTACGTGTCGTCGCCGGTCTCGAGAAACCCGATTCCGGTCAGGTGTTCATCGACGGAGTGGAAGTGAACGACTGGGGTGCCGCCGAACGCGACGTCGCTCTGGTCCTCCAGCAATATTCGCTCTACCCACGCTATACTGTGCGGGAAAACCTGGCTTTTCCCCTCAAGTCGCCGATCCGCAAAACCCCGCAGGTCGAGATCGATGCGCAAATCGCCCGTGTCGCAAAAACGCTGCGCATCGAGCATCTTCTGGATCGCAAGACGGACCGTCTGTCAGGTGGCGAGATGCAGCGCGTCTCTATTGGCCGCGCGATCGTGCGCAAGCCGCGGCTGTTCCTGATGGACGAGCCGCTTTCGGCACTCGACGCCAAGCTGCGCGAAGTCCTTCGCACCGAGCTCAAGAGCCTGCAGGTCAATCTGGGCGCCACCTTCCTGTTCGTGACGCATGACCAAGTCGAGGCCATGTCCATGGGCGACAAGATCGGCGTGCTCACCGACGGCCAGCTCATTCAGGTCGGCACCCCCTATGAAATCTACAACAACCCGGTCAACACCTTCGTCGCCCGGGCTGTCGGCTCGCCGCCTATGAACCTTATCGACGGTCAGGTTTCGGGCGACGCGGCCAGCGCCATCGGAGCCCGCCTGCCGCTCGGAGCAGCCAAGGCAAGCGCCGGGGAAGGGCGGCCGCTGCTGTTTGGCGTGCGTCCGGAGGACCTGCATCTGGAAAGCGGAGCACCTGTTTCAGCGCGCGTGCAGGACATCGAGAACCACGGCGTGGAAAAGATCATCACCCTGCGCGTCAACGACAAGTTCTTCCATGCCACAGTGTCCAAGCAGGCGCAGCTTCAGGTCAATGAAGATGTGCGCTTCACCTGGGACCCGGAAAAGGTCATCTTCTTTGATGCAAACTCGGGCATGAACCTGGCGCACAACGCTGCCTGA